taaaatgttattttttttttgatgaatgaaaatttaatattgtctatttaatgtttttttatgatttaaaataatagattatagATGAAGCTCAAAATGTTATTGGAAGTAATTTAGATAGATTGAAAAGAGAAGGAAATAGATTAGGAAAATACGCTGCACGATCCAGTAAGACTACTTGGCTAGTTTGGTCggttgtattatttgtgtgcGTTACATGGTTTTTGATGTTTATGTTAATTCGTATAATTCCCAAAGGATAATAGCAATATGCAAATTTGGTTTTTTCACATGACTTGCTGATTATCTATAAAATGTCCAACAAGagataatcaaattaatttttttaatatttgttgatCTGCATGCTTCCCTTCTCTATACTGTTCAAAAGCCATTTTCCAAACTTTTGTAGTTTTTGCCTTATAAAGATACTTTTCttcataaaaatttccaaTCCCCAAAACTCTTTTTACTTCCTTGcgaatttcttcattatatacataattttttcctCCAATGATTTCAATATATCTAATCTGATCATCATTTTCAGGATCATAAGAATATATCTTATCAGTTTGACAAAACCTAAACACCTTGCGAGAGGATTTCGACGTCTagtttacatatttaattagaatatCAGTATTCAAATAGTTATGATAATATATATCGAAACAATTTATGTTAATAACCTTATCTGAAAGCTTTAGTATACTATGAGGTCGAAAATTATCTGGTAATTCTgccaaattttttctttttttgttccaTCTCTTATGATactaatatgaaaaattttcgtatcagaaacataaaaaataatagtttataATTCAACAATAGAACTTACCTGTTTCTCTTTTAGTCTACCGTACCACACATAAATTGCACGTCGCTTCAaatataagttaaatttttcttctgcCAACTTCTCCTTGTTATTTTGCATAATCTTACGATTTTTCcaacaatttaaatattttctgaGTTGTTGCTTTTGAAATGGTGTGAGGGTTGGAAAGGCCCCAGGAAATGGATTAGGAGGTTCGAGCCTTTGAGAAATGGACGGTATAATTGCTCTCGGTATAACGATCGGCTGCTGAACAATTGGGCCAAGACTTGACTTCAAAATCGATAACAATTACTCAAGTGCTCGATATTTAGAccaagaaatatttataataactgCGTACCTCAAGTAATTCTTTCCCTAATTTCTTTACTTGATCTAATATAGCGGAAGGATAGATAGGGTTATGGCGGTTATTAtgacttttatttattgaatctACTATTGGTGGCatctttattctttaaatagaaatatatatttatttattaattaatttcttgtTTATTTCCACATATCAACTAGTGTATATTATAGTTGATTCTAAGTTAAAAGCTTTAGATCTATTCCTTTATATCCAATACCTGCCTTTTTTCTTGAGTTGATCATGcggtattaatttttttttccttgtaTCCACGAACGTTAAAAAAAgcccaataattttttacagtGTCACAAATTCTTGTGCGTCATGATTATGAAATCGTATTTATCTGTATTTATCTGGCATGATTTAATTGGCTAGTAACTTTAATGCTTGTgctatgttaaaaaaattgttttaaaaaaattcatttcattttatataccACTCAAAATATGGAGAAAGTTTTTGTTTTCCTTTTTATACTTATATTTTCCTTTTCGTGCCTTTTACCTTCTCATGTAAGTGCGGCCAAACCTTCATTAGAAACAAAAATACACAAACTTAACGAAGCAACGCGCAAGAATCAAGGCGTGATTGAGCTTGATTCAAGCTTGTACGACGAATTTACCTCCAAACCGAGAAATTACTCCATAGCTATTTTATTAACAGCGCTAGATCCGCAAATAAATTGTGTACCATGCAAGTATGTTTGAGTACACTGTTCTAATTCCAATGTCGACTTTTGAAAAGTACTCATTTTTGATGgataaattaatattgcaagtaaaccatattttatttttcttgattaGAGAATTCGATCCGGAATTTCGATTAGTTGCAAAAGACTGGTTAGGATCTGGAAACGTTCCTTCGCGCTTATATTTTGGCGTTCTGGATTTCAAGAATGGTAGGGAAATTTATGCCAAGGTAAATatctcatttaaaataattgaaatcgATTTTTCGCGCaaagaattaataatgtgtttttgtttaaattaaaatagttaaacttaaataatgcaccaacattattttattttccacCAACGACCGGTCAATATGCCAAAGAAATTTCGGAACCGGACCGATATGATTTTAATAGACGGTaagcattattatttttgatttgacGAATCATTACTGCCATTTCATagttattttgttttttgagtAGGGGATTTGATGCTGAATCACTCGCGTCTTTCTTATCACATCATTTGGGTACACAAGTTCCAGTAAATCGACCtttgaattattttggcattttCATTACTATATTCTTTACGCTCGCCGGGCTAGCTTTTCTCAAATCAATTTATCCTATCGTGCagaatttaattcaaaataagaGCGTGTGGACCACGTTTTCATTGgtattattttagatatttatgTCTTGCTAAATATTGTAACATAAAATCTAATCTTTTACGCATTGATAGATcactatttttataatgatttccGGGCATATGTGGAATCATATCCGAAGTCCACCTTACATTATTCCACAAAATGGTAAAATAATAGCTCCCGGGTTTTCATCGCAATTGGGCATAGAAAGTCAAATAGTGGCTATACTATGTaagttaaatgaaatttatttacaaaaatatgtatttgattttattaattataataatttctttatagaTGGTTCCTGTGCGTTTTCGGTCGTAACACTAATAATCTCAGTTCCAAAAATTGAAGACAAAACGAAACAACGTTTTGGagtttatgtaataaatttttattattctaatttgaagatttgttattaaatttatacttatttatcAATTCTATTTACAGTTTTGGATGGGAATTTTAGTTGCAACATTTAGTGTATTGTTTGCACTCTTCCGACAAAAAAATTCAGGATATCCCTTTAgattgtttatataatttaatataattttatatatttgaccTAATAAAGTAGAATaggaatatattttaatgatcttattaatattatacgtGACGGGTAAAGTGTGATATAATAGGATGAATGATCGATCATGGGATCATAAAATGACCAAATTCAAGAGTTTCAATTGATcgaacataaaatttaatcttcTAAATTCTAagaatgttttttttctttgtggGTAAGTCGTTAGTTTTCCTTTAAAgggtaaaatatttaaataaagactTTCAAGATTATACATAACTTGGTTCATTTTGAATAAGGCTCATATGCACCAAAGCTTTCAAGAATGATATCCTCACCTGTAAGATGTCCAACCTGCTTTTCCCCAACGGTCTATCATTATAAAGTACAACATCAGTTGTCAATGTTTTTTATCCCTATCTGGCGAACTAAGTCAAAATACTTGTGGATTTGTGATCGTTGTAATTGGACAGGGTCCTCTAGACCTGAAGAACAAGAAATAACAACTTAGGACTCACATTACCAACTTGGGTAAAAAGTTTCTGGTCAAACAGAATGAAATATCAGAAAATAGTATGTTTTAGACTAAACGtgaagaaattatatttatgttgACTACAAACTGCATCTAATTGGTTGTTTGAAAACGAGCACTTGCATAAATGGagctattttaataaaatcaattctttttttactcaAATAATTAGtctgaattattttatattatttttaagtatgCTAAATCAATTCAgaagtaaaaatttaactcatgaaaaatattatttattaatggaaCCATCCGttccattagtaaaatttgtcaaaaatcctgagagtaaattaattatagattatgaTAATCCAATTCCGATATATCAAGACTTTACTTATGTTCCGTTATATCAAAGTTCcggtatatcgaatttcactgtatATACAGTGCCTGGAAATAAGTCAGTAAGCACGTGACTGTAgatcatttatttgtttaactttaaaaccagttttgtcgatcattttattataaatttgtctCCAATTTTTTCCCATGTGTTGTTTAGAACCTTCTTTAACTACTATGTCTTGCAAACGAAGAGAACTTACAATTTTTGAACGTGGAGAAGTCATTGGAGCTTGGAAATGTGGAGTAAGTGAACGAAAGATAGCTGAAGCATTAAATTGTCCCAGTTGTACCATTCATAAGGTTATTTCTACTTACAAGATACGTGGTGATGAGACACTCCCTCCTAGGACTGGAAGACCGCCTAAAATGACAGAAAGGGATGGCCGACatttaataagaattcttaaaaaagatAGGAAAATGACCCTTCAGGAGTTACATGAGAATTTCGTTGATTCTACTTCCACACATGTATGCAAAAAAACTTTACTTAATTATCTTCATGAACAAGGTTTTTATAGTCGAGTAGGAGTAAGAAAACCTCTTGTTACTGAAACAAATAGAATTAAAAGACTCAACTGGGCTAAAGAACGAAAATTATGGATAAATGAGTGGGACAGTGTTATTTGGAGCGACGAAtccaaatttgaattattcagAGGAAATGGTAGGAGATTGGTTTGGAGAAGGCCacatgaaaaatatgatattgagTGTTTAATACCTACAGTAAAGTCAGGTCAACAAGGAGTGATGGTTTGGAGATGTTTTTCAAAAAACAATCTTGGTccattagttaaattagaaggTAAAATAACAGCCACAGTATATATGAATGTACTgggaaattatttattaccatttattaataatctagACGAtcaggaaaattttatttttcaggaTGATAATGCCCCTATACATACTGCAAGGGTGGTTAAGAGTTgggaagaagaaaatgaagtaaaCAGCCTCCCTTGGCCCGCACAGAGCCCAGATTTGAATCCTATAGAGCATTTATGGGATGAATTGGAAAGGCAGGTGCGGGCACATAAGCCATTACCAAAAAACAGGGAGAATTTATGGGAAATACTTCAAGAGGAATGGTCAAATATTGAAGctgataaatatcaaaatcttATTAGTAGCATGCCTCATCGTATCTCTGCTGTTATAAATAGTAAAGGTTACCCAacaaagtattaataaaaagttgaaGGCTTtgtctttcaaataaaaaaaaaaatattaaatttggcgtagtaatttatgaattatttaattttaaaaattcgcaTTAAAATTGATCGACATCACGTGCTTACTGACTTTTTTCCAGGCACTGTACATTATCTGATATACCcaaattattcattatatttttataaatgcactaattatatacagtaatacTTCTTAAGTGTATTCTCTAGTATAAATGCATAGGTTTTAACTTATAAGAgctcttaatattttactctataaatgcacatcTTCTCTAAGTGtacattttactatttttttactataatccCAAGAGAGATGTATTTagaaagttattattatatgtccTTTATAAATGTATCTtcttatttatctttatatatttaaattaatacatttataaataaatataatttataaatacttatttaataaaaaaattttcaactaaattttgagttttatttgataaaataaaaatataacctTAATATACCAATATTTgatactaatatattattaaaaacttgatatactgataaaattttattttcttactaTATGTGAAACATATAAATATtggtataatttaatatatcaatatttcctaaaatttcatataataatatttcagtatattattatataaaggtttaaCTGTAAATGTTTtgtattatcagttatattaatttcaaaataatatatctgatatacaataaaaataaaaattatttaattaaatattctgattatataataatagataaaaaaatatgcaatacaaaaaatttaaattttaatataattttaatatataatggtaatttaatgatttttacttcaaatcactgggggtgatcatcaccgttggccagaattatcaatttttactggcactatatttttttaatgctggtcgatcatcataatttcagtcaccggTAATTATCACCTCTGGTGATAGTtggaaaaattcataatttaatataggttagtatatgatataattattagtaaattataagGTAGGTTAAAATCTAactattattaacattatgcaaattttaaataattaatatagtagctttttaaaaaaattcatcaaagtttttaaaatcttaaattatatatttgtcaattaaaataaatttatttagtctaaaattttaaaataaaatgaaaatgaatacGATTACACttgttgtttatttatttcttaaaataactGAAGTTATAaaaccaataaatttttaatcaactaatttgaattattaagttttatatattgatCGTTAGTTGTgtagtataaatattaattttaaaaatatataatttttcagtattatataaaaattaaaattaatgtcattctttttttaaaactatagtatagcattttgtaaaaaaaaaaaaatattaaaatattaaaaaattttattgtaattatttaattttatttgtaaaaatagtttttaaaaaatataagtaatcagtaaaaattttgtaaaatatttaatagtaataagaaaaaatgtaatttaactttatttaaaaattattgaaaactgataataatattgaagttaatagtaatattatatgtaaaattttataaaaaaataatttaataattcaaataaacagcatttttttaaaaaattaaaagaaaatatacaaTTGTATTTATGAAAGTAACTAACTAAActaattagaataaaataaacatcTCATCAAGGTAGTGCAATATAAAAAACCTTATAAAAATCctgaataatactaatatataacttacaaataaactttaaatatataccaaaataaaaatacattttatgatataattttatattgaaactaaaaatgtgattttattatcattagaaTCCTCTCATTAAGatgaatctaataatataaaatttattaaatcatattactagttgtattaaaaataaggtATATAggataacaaaattttgaaaatttccctataatatataacttttaaaaaattttaatataaactctaaataaacttaaat
The Rhizophagus irregularis chromosome 19, complete sequence DNA segment above includes these coding regions:
- a CDS encoding uncharacterized protein (SECRETED:cutsite_VSA-AK; SECRETED:prob_0.8084); SECRETED:SignalP(1-25) — its product is MEKVFVFLFILIFSFSCLLPSHVSAAKPSLETKIHKLNEATRKNQGVIELDSSLYDEFTSKPRNYSIAILLTALDPQINCVPCKEFDPEFRLVAKDWLGSGNVPSRLYFGVLDFKNGREIYAKLNLNNAPTLFYFPPTTGQYAKEISEPDRYDFNRRGFDAESLASFLSHHLGTQVPVNRPLNYFGIFITIFFTLAGLAFLKSIYPIVQNLIQNKSVWTTFSLITIFIMISGHMWNHIRSPPYIIPQNGKIIAPGFSSQLGIESQIVAILYGSCAFSVVTLIISVPKIEDKTKQRFGVYFWMGILVATFSVLFALFRQKNSGYPFRLFI